The following coding sequences lie in one Panicum virgatum strain AP13 chromosome 6N, P.virgatum_v5, whole genome shotgun sequence genomic window:
- the LOC120679857 gene encoding ankyrin repeat and SAM domain-containing protein 6-like, giving the protein MYADRSSGRKRSVRDRLGSGGGSRSRSEDAKRFRRDDGTWRRELYKDSGGTQTSSGPTSRNLQSNKKSQVEQRIEVVKKSSVPDLREKLSGIPSQRPQLISTVQVPKPVREIVNSDRPVQKREPPPTAAPPVVKKVSAPAPVPTPPAPQQSKEKVDASLESLLKSLDLDKYLINFQAEEVDMKALAYMNEEDMKALGIPMGPRKKILSALAHKKRKSSKSLPTS; this is encoded by the exons ATGTACGCGGACAGGAGCTCCGGGCGGAAGCGCTCCGTCAGGGACCGCCTCGGGTCGGGCGGCGGCTCGCGCTCCCGGTCTGAAGACGCAAAAAG GTTTCGCCGGGATGATGGGACGTGGAGGCGTGAGCTTTATAAGGATTCTGGAGGAACTCAAACTTCAT CTGGACCTACTTCCAGAAATCTTCAATCAAACAAAAAATCTCAAGTGGAGCAAAGGATTGAGGTTGTGAAGAAATCATCAGTTCCAGATCTTCGTGAAAAGTTATCTGGTATCCCAAGCCAGCGCCCTCAACTAATCAGTACTGTTCAGGTCCCAAAGCCTGTAAGAGAGATCGTTAATAGTGACAGACCTGTTCAGAAGAGAGAACCCCCTCCAACTGCTGCCCCTCCTGTCGTTAAGAAAGTTAGTGCACCTGCACCCGTACCAACGCCACCTGCACCGCAACAATCCAAGGAAAAG GTTGATGCCTCACTTGAGAGTTTACTGAAGTCTCTTGATCTAGATAAGTATTTGATAAATTTCCAGGCTGAAGAG GTTGATATGAAAGCATTGGCTTACATGAATGAAGAAGATATGAAGGCTTTAGGAATTCCAATG GGTCCCAGGAAAAAGATACTATCAGCATTGGCTCACAAAAAGAGGAAGTCATCAAAATCGTTGCCTACCAGTTGA